A section of the Saccharopolyspora gregorii genome encodes:
- a CDS encoding DUF397 domain-containing protein: MQAPDPNLMTSYFPQHGWTAAHRCGPNGGNCVEVNHPVAGGPVGVRDSKNIDDGVLVFDAARWRSFLTRTRTGAFDLP; the protein is encoded by the coding sequence GTGCAAGCACCGGACCCGAACCTGATGACCTCGTATTTCCCCCAACACGGCTGGACGGCCGCGCACCGCTGCGGTCCCAACGGCGGCAACTGCGTCGAGGTCAACCACCCCGTGGCGGGCGGCCCCGTCGGAGTCCGCGACAGCAAGAACATCGACGACGGAGTCCTGGTCTTCGACGCGGCGCGCTGGCGCTCGTTCCTGACCAGGACCCGCACCGGTGCGTTCGACCTGCCATGA
- a CDS encoding SAM-dependent methyltransferase, whose product MGRDGRRHDAERIGTDPGPAAPQQAAPGASWTAVPPHAPGAPAARAPRTDPGFSLESIPGVDVKHANAARMYDYALNGDHNFKIDREVADQVFAVMPSGPAVARANRAFLRRAVEFCVDEGIDQFLDLGSGIPTRGNTHEIAQARNPEARVVYVDDEPVAAAHTRQLLRGNENAAMVQADVRDPGDVLAAEPTRRLLDLDRPVAVLMVAVLHYVSDADGIVEMLRTYREQCTRGSFLVISHTTQDNQPDASRELRELLAASGTEVTHRDRAAVRALFDGWRLVEPGVVWTPQWHGSPPEPGDPAPEESETWCGVAELR is encoded by the coding sequence ATGGGGCGGGACGGACGGCGGCACGACGCGGAACGGATCGGCACCGACCCGGGCCCGGCCGCGCCCCAGCAGGCCGCACCGGGCGCTTCCTGGACCGCTGTTCCGCCGCACGCCCCCGGCGCACCCGCCGCCAGGGCGCCGCGGACCGACCCCGGATTCTCGCTCGAATCGATCCCCGGAGTGGACGTGAAGCACGCCAACGCGGCCCGCATGTACGACTACGCCCTCAACGGCGACCACAACTTCAAGATCGACCGCGAGGTCGCCGACCAGGTGTTCGCGGTGATGCCCAGCGGCCCCGCCGTCGCCCGCGCCAACCGCGCCTTCCTGCGCCGCGCCGTGGAGTTCTGCGTGGACGAGGGCATCGACCAGTTCCTCGACCTCGGCTCCGGCATCCCCACCCGCGGCAACACCCACGAGATCGCGCAGGCCCGCAACCCCGAGGCCCGCGTGGTGTACGTCGACGACGAACCCGTCGCCGCCGCGCACACCCGCCAGCTGCTGCGCGGCAACGAGAACGCGGCGATGGTGCAGGCCGACGTGCGCGACCCGGGCGACGTGCTGGCTGCGGAGCCCACCCGGCGGTTGCTCGACCTCGACCGGCCGGTGGCCGTGCTCATGGTCGCGGTGCTGCACTACGTCAGTGACGCGGACGGCATCGTCGAGATGCTGCGGACCTACCGGGAGCAGTGCACCCGGGGCAGCTTCCTCGTCATCTCGCACACCACCCAGGACAACCAGCCCGACGCCTCCCGGGAGCTGCGCGAGCTGCTGGCCGCCTCGGGCACCGAGGTCACGCACCGCGACCGCGCGGCGGTGCGCGCCCTGTTCGACGGCTGGCGGCTGGTGGAGCCCGGCGTGGTGTGGACCCCGCAGTGGCACGGGTCGCCGCCCGAGCCCGGCGACCCGGCGCCGGAGGAGTCCGAAACCTGGTGCGGCGTGGCCGAACTCCGCTGA
- a CDS encoding helix-turn-helix domain-containing protein, whose product MPSTVTSRRRQLGNEIRRARTAVGMTQQEVADLLGCRQGKVNKIESGAVAVKQAELKQMLEAFQCSDAQAELMLDLARSSTGQRGQWSGYRSAVPHWFRTFTDLEPAAGEILSWHGERIPGPLQSEHYMLTQFSEDRATDVTSLVRNRQDRKQVFDLDRPPYYRFVIGEAAFRRMPGGPNPSVALDQVEHLLALGERYSRVFVHVLPFDVRLAFTPNDFTIMRFPDATKDFVFIEHAAGGVYLDDEGDFELFVDAWDRIRGAALELNESVDFLQELAAEFRSKLTF is encoded by the coding sequence GTGCCGAGCACGGTGACGTCGCGGCGCAGACAGCTCGGCAACGAGATCCGCCGAGCGCGGACGGCGGTCGGGATGACCCAGCAGGAGGTCGCCGATCTGCTGGGCTGCAGGCAGGGCAAGGTCAACAAGATCGAGTCCGGCGCGGTGGCGGTCAAGCAGGCCGAGCTCAAGCAGATGCTGGAGGCCTTCCAGTGCAGCGACGCCCAGGCGGAGCTGATGCTGGACCTGGCCCGGTCGAGCACCGGGCAGCGCGGCCAGTGGTCCGGGTACCGGTCCGCGGTGCCGCACTGGTTCCGCACCTTCACCGACCTGGAGCCCGCGGCGGGCGAGATCCTCAGCTGGCACGGCGAGCGGATCCCCGGCCCGTTGCAGTCCGAGCACTACATGCTCACCCAGTTCAGCGAGGATCGCGCCACGGACGTGACCTCGCTGGTGCGCAACCGCCAGGACCGCAAGCAGGTCTTCGACCTGGACCGGCCGCCCTACTACCGGTTCGTGATCGGTGAGGCCGCGTTCCGCCGGATGCCCGGCGGGCCGAACCCGTCGGTGGCGCTGGATCAGGTGGAGCACCTCCTGGCGCTGGGCGAGCGCTACTCGCGGGTGTTCGTGCACGTGCTGCCGTTCGACGTGCGGCTGGCCTTCACGCCGAACGACTTCACGATCATGCGCTTTCCCGACGCCACCAAGGACTTCGTGTTCATCGAACACGCCGCCGGTGGGGTTTACCTCGACGACGAAGGGGACTTCGAGCTGTTCGTGGATGCGTGGGACCGCATCCGCGGTGCCGCGCTGGAACTGAACGAGTCGGTAGACTTCCTGCAGGAATTGGCCGCCGAATTCCGTTCCAAGCTGACCTTCTGA
- a CDS encoding enoyl-CoA hydratase/isomerase family protein, giving the protein MVAPGPLRYEPDSGIALLTLDDPPMNLVTLELTRALDAALDAVERDGARVVILTGAGERAFCAGSDIGEFPDLMRPGAVVERKLRKQNEVFTRLERLPVPTIAALGGLAYGGGLELAACCDLIIAEPQVRVGLPEIKLGLFPGSGGTYRVTRRIGRGRAKQLMFFGDPVDASTALSWGLLDEVVERGGALAAARERADVLRRRPRTSLRLVKSLIDATADEPDEEVLRRSLAASDEAFTSAEAREGVRAFFAKETPDFDTGR; this is encoded by the coding sequence GTGGTGGCACCTGGACCGCTCCGGTACGAACCCGACTCCGGGATCGCCCTGCTGACCTTGGACGACCCGCCGATGAACCTGGTGACCCTGGAGCTGACCCGCGCGCTCGACGCCGCGCTGGACGCGGTGGAGCGCGACGGCGCGCGCGTCGTGATCCTCACCGGGGCGGGGGAGCGGGCGTTCTGCGCCGGTTCGGACATCGGCGAGTTCCCCGACCTGATGCGCCCCGGCGCGGTCGTGGAGCGGAAGCTGCGCAAGCAGAACGAGGTGTTCACCCGGCTGGAGCGGCTGCCGGTGCCGACGATCGCCGCGCTCGGCGGCCTCGCCTACGGCGGTGGCCTGGAACTGGCGGCGTGCTGCGACCTGATCATCGCCGAACCGCAGGTGCGGGTGGGGCTGCCGGAGATCAAGCTCGGGCTGTTCCCCGGCAGCGGTGGCACTTACCGGGTGACGCGGCGGATCGGGCGGGGGCGGGCGAAGCAGCTGATGTTCTTCGGCGACCCGGTCGACGCGAGCACCGCGCTGTCCTGGGGGCTGCTCGACGAGGTGGTGGAGCGCGGCGGCGCGCTCGCCGCGGCCCGGGAGCGCGCGGACGTCCTGCGGCGGCGGCCGCGGACCTCGCTGCGGCTGGTGAAATCCCTCATCGACGCCACCGCGGACGAACCGGACGAGGAGGTGCTGCGGCGCTCGCTGGCCGCCAGCGACGAGGCGTTCACCTCCGCCGAGGCGCGCGAAGGGGTCCGGGCGTTCTTCGCCAAGGAGACCCCGGACTTCGACACCGGCCGGTAG
- a CDS encoding ABC transporter substrate-binding protein: MPTRSTRRSFLAKLAAAPLVLSPLAAAACGGNPAVREDGSVDLTKVTLTIGDQAGIQQALVEAAGVLDGKQYQVHWSQFAAAAPLLEALRSGAVDIGLAGDAPTLNALGSGADIKIVSATRAVRQYGLAIVVPKGSPIRTVADLRGKTVSPTTPGSVGHYLLLSALREAGLSADDVRISFLEPVNASAALSSGAIDAWSTWDPYTAAAQLDQGATVLRDANGLAHGLSFINAYQEALDDPGRRAALRDFIGRYNKALEWARANPEENARIYGDLSHRPPNVARLVSDRSQRTGGPVDDQVTAQLQEVADNYLEFGVLREHLTIGEHVDRGLY; encoded by the coding sequence ATGCCGACCCGCTCCACGCGGCGTTCCTTCCTGGCCAAGCTGGCCGCCGCCCCGCTCGTCCTGAGCCCGCTCGCCGCGGCCGCCTGCGGCGGGAATCCCGCGGTCCGCGAGGACGGCAGCGTCGACCTCACCAAGGTCACGCTCACCATCGGCGACCAGGCGGGCATCCAGCAGGCCCTGGTCGAGGCAGCCGGCGTGCTCGACGGCAAGCAGTACCAGGTGCACTGGTCCCAGTTCGCCGCCGCCGCACCGCTGCTGGAAGCCCTCCGCAGCGGAGCCGTCGACATCGGACTCGCCGGGGACGCGCCGACGCTCAACGCGCTCGGCTCCGGCGCCGACATCAAGATCGTCTCGGCGACCCGGGCGGTGCGGCAGTACGGACTGGCCATCGTGGTGCCGAAGGGCTCGCCGATCCGCACGGTCGCCGACCTGCGCGGCAAGACCGTCTCGCCCACCACGCCCGGCAGCGTCGGGCACTACCTGCTGCTGAGCGCGCTGCGCGAAGCGGGGCTGTCCGCGGACGACGTGCGGATCAGCTTCCTCGAACCGGTCAACGCCAGCGCCGCGCTCAGCTCCGGCGCCATCGACGCCTGGTCCACCTGGGACCCGTACACCGCCGCCGCCCAGCTCGACCAGGGCGCGACCGTGCTGCGCGACGCGAACGGCCTCGCCCACGGGCTCAGCTTCATCAACGCCTACCAGGAAGCGCTCGACGACCCGGGCCGCCGCGCCGCCCTCCGCGACTTCATCGGCCGCTACAACAAGGCGCTGGAGTGGGCGCGGGCCAACCCGGAGGAGAACGCGCGGATCTACGGCGATCTCAGCCACCGGCCGCCGAACGTCGCCCGGCTCGTCTCGGACCGCTCGCAGCGCACCGGTGGTCCGGTCGACGACCAGGTGACCGCCCAGCTGCAGGAGGTCGCCGACAACTACCTGGAGTTCGGCGTGCTGCGCGAACACCTGACGATCGGCGAGCACGTCGATCGCGGCCTGTACTGA
- a CDS encoding putative leader peptide, whose amino-acid sequence MPQRPMLTTRGHVDLSRVASALCPR is encoded by the coding sequence ATGCCGCAGCGGCCGATGCTCACCACCCGGGGTCATGTGGACCTGTCGCGGGTGGCCTCGGCGCTCTGTCCGCGCTGA
- a CDS encoding IclR family transcriptional regulator, with the protein MSGMADGQKGVRDVKSAARTVEVLEVLGGLDGEPVNLRELAERTQVPRSSLYALLQTLVARGWVRTDVTGSLYGIGVRALLVGTSYIDGDLRVAEIGPHLDELVADLGETVHFARLDGADVVYLLTRESKHHLRPFSRVGRRLPASATALGKALLAERADADVAALLPDPLPRFTGATLDRAGLHADLAATRDRGYAVELEESNVGVHCIGVALRYDNPVQDAISCSVPTARVTPEFERRAVRRMLRARDEIERAALRWPTSQVSWR; encoded by the coding sequence ATGAGCGGCATGGCGGACGGGCAGAAGGGCGTGCGGGACGTCAAGTCGGCGGCCCGCACGGTGGAGGTCCTGGAGGTGCTGGGCGGCCTCGACGGTGAACCGGTGAACCTTCGCGAACTGGCCGAACGCACCCAGGTGCCGCGCAGCAGCCTCTACGCCCTGCTGCAGACGCTCGTCGCCCGCGGCTGGGTGCGCACCGACGTCACCGGCTCGCTGTACGGGATCGGGGTGCGGGCGCTGCTGGTCGGCACCTCCTACATCGACGGCGACCTGCGCGTCGCCGAGATCGGGCCGCACCTGGACGAGCTGGTCGCCGACCTCGGCGAGACGGTGCACTTCGCCCGGCTCGACGGCGCCGACGTGGTGTACCTGCTGACCCGCGAGTCCAAGCACCACCTGCGTCCGTTCAGCCGGGTCGGCCGCCGGTTGCCCGCCAGCGCCACCGCGCTGGGCAAGGCGCTGCTGGCCGAACGGGCGGACGCCGACGTGGCGGCGCTGCTGCCGGACCCGCTGCCGAGGTTCACCGGGGCGACCCTGGACCGCGCCGGGCTGCACGCGGACCTGGCCGCCACCCGCGATCGCGGCTACGCCGTGGAGCTGGAGGAGAGCAACGTCGGCGTGCACTGCATCGGCGTCGCTCTGCGCTACGACAACCCGGTGCAGGACGCGATCAGCTGCTCGGTGCCCACCGCGCGGGTCACCCCGGAGTTCGAGCGGCGCGCCGTGCGGCGGATGTTGCGCGCTCGCGACGAGATCGAACGCGCCGCGCTGCGCTGGCCCACCTCCCAGGTCTCCTGGCGCTGA
- a CDS encoding LLM class flavin-dependent oxidoreductase, whose amino-acid sequence MTRRLHLALYLDDHGIHAGGWRHPRAAPPGEHGLALYRRLAEAAERAKLDLLFIADKLAVDDIYGGDFGAVLEHRPNTHLDPIVLLSALSSVTERIGLAATASTTYSEPFHVARMFASIDHLSGGRAGWNAVTSVSDGEARNFGRAEHLGHQERYERAAEFLTAVRALWDTWDEGAVLADQAAGRFADASKVRYADHAGDWFQVRGPLPVPRAPQGRPVIVQAGASGVFQRLAAANADLVFAVAPTLERGVEFYRGFKRQVREAGRGEHEVRVLPGIMPVVGETDEQAREVERELRALVLPIAGLTFMAASMNLDLSRFPVDGPVPDVRDEIRGSKGRFQHVIADAIDRGITLGELGAEYAATLSFPLVAGSPATIADEFQRWFEAGACDGFVLMPPYVPGGVTDFFEQVVPELQRRGLFRTEYEGHTLRDHLGVERP is encoded by the coding sequence ATGACCCGGCGGCTGCACCTCGCGCTCTACCTCGACGACCACGGGATCCACGCCGGCGGCTGGCGCCACCCGCGGGCGGCGCCGCCCGGCGAGCACGGCCTGGCGCTCTACCGGCGGCTCGCCGAGGCCGCCGAGCGCGCCAAGCTCGATCTTCTGTTCATCGCGGACAAGCTCGCCGTCGACGACATCTACGGCGGCGACTTCGGCGCGGTCCTCGAACACCGGCCGAACACCCACCTCGACCCGATCGTGCTGCTGTCGGCGCTGTCCTCGGTGACCGAGCGGATCGGCCTGGCCGCGACCGCGTCCACCACGTACTCGGAGCCGTTCCACGTGGCCCGGATGTTCGCCAGCATCGACCACCTCAGCGGCGGCCGGGCCGGGTGGAACGCGGTGACCTCGGTCAGCGACGGGGAGGCGCGCAACTTCGGCCGCGCCGAGCACCTCGGCCACCAGGAACGCTACGAGCGGGCCGCCGAGTTCCTCACCGCGGTGCGGGCGCTGTGGGACACCTGGGACGAGGGCGCGGTGCTCGCCGACCAGGCCGCGGGCCGGTTCGCCGACGCGAGCAAGGTCCGCTACGCCGACCACGCGGGGGACTGGTTCCAGGTCCGCGGGCCGCTCCCCGTGCCCCGAGCACCGCAGGGGCGGCCGGTGATCGTGCAGGCCGGGGCGTCGGGGGTGTTCCAGCGGCTCGCCGCCGCGAACGCCGACCTGGTCTTCGCGGTGGCGCCGACGCTGGAACGCGGGGTGGAGTTCTACCGCGGCTTCAAGCGGCAGGTGCGGGAGGCGGGCCGCGGCGAGCACGAGGTGCGGGTGCTGCCCGGGATCATGCCCGTGGTCGGGGAGACCGACGAGCAGGCGCGGGAGGTCGAGCGGGAGCTGCGTGCGCTGGTGCTCCCCATCGCGGGCCTCACCTTCATGGCGGCGAGCATGAACCTCGACCTGTCCCGCTTCCCGGTCGACGGGCCGGTGCCCGACGTCCGGGACGAGATCCGCGGCAGCAAGGGCCGCTTCCAGCACGTGATCGCCGATGCGATCGACCGCGGGATCACGCTGGGGGAGCTGGGTGCCGAGTACGCGGCGACGCTGTCGTTCCCGCTGGTCGCCGGATCTCCCGCCACGATCGCCGACGAGTTCCAGCGCTGGTTCGAGGCGGGTGCCTGCGACGGGTTCGTGCTGATGCCGCCGTACGTGCCGGGCGGGGTCACGGACTTCTTCGAGCAGGTGGTGCCGGAACTGCAGCGCAGAGGATTATTCCGCACGGAGTACGAGGGGCACACCCTGCGCGACCACCTCGGCGTCGAGCGTCCCTGA
- a CDS encoding MFS transporter, whose product MTTVPTESTSDDAALRGAVGKFFRRMVPLLVVMLIVNQMDRTNIGFVRHDLEADLGIGAAAYGLGAGLFFVAYALFEVPSNVLMERFGARVWLTRIMISWGVVVFAMAFITDTTTFYAMRFLLGVAEAGFFPGVMYYFTRWLPDRYRGRAVAIFLGGSAGAYVVTGPVTGALLELDGVAGLAGWKWMFLAQGVISVLIGVVAAFLLVSRIGDAKWLTAEEGAALATAVAADDAHRADAGERVSKTRLLLHPQVLLLCFIFFAISLTGYAITFWLPSLVSGIAGLPDFGVGVVSAVPWACAIAAMYLMGRFTDRTGVRRPYVTVALVVAAVGTFLATLGSPWFGVGAMCVAAVGFKCSASIFWPIAQQGLDGKIVAPGIALVNSLGNLGGFAAPTAIGLLEETTGSTTYGLYGLSAASLLAAGLATLIGRRRSAAAR is encoded by the coding sequence ATGACGACGGTACCGACGGAGTCCACTTCGGACGATGCCGCGCTGCGCGGTGCGGTGGGCAAGTTCTTCCGGCGCATGGTCCCGCTGCTGGTGGTCATGCTGATCGTCAACCAGATGGACCGCACGAACATCGGGTTCGTGCGCCACGACCTGGAAGCCGACCTCGGCATCGGCGCCGCGGCCTACGGGCTCGGGGCCGGGCTGTTCTTCGTGGCCTACGCGCTGTTCGAAGTACCGAGCAACGTGCTGATGGAGCGCTTCGGCGCCCGCGTCTGGCTCACCCGCATCATGATCAGCTGGGGCGTGGTGGTGTTCGCGATGGCGTTCATCACCGACACCACCACCTTCTACGCGATGCGGTTCCTGCTGGGCGTCGCGGAGGCCGGGTTCTTCCCCGGCGTCATGTACTACTTCACCCGTTGGCTGCCGGACCGGTACCGGGGCCGCGCCGTCGCGATCTTCCTCGGCGGTTCCGCGGGCGCCTACGTGGTGACCGGGCCGGTCACCGGCGCGCTGCTGGAGCTGGACGGGGTGGCCGGACTCGCCGGCTGGAAGTGGATGTTCCTGGCGCAGGGCGTGATCTCGGTGCTGATCGGCGTCGTGGCGGCCTTCCTGCTCGTCTCCCGGATCGGGGACGCGAAGTGGCTCACCGCCGAGGAGGGGGCCGCGCTGGCCACGGCGGTGGCCGCCGACGACGCGCACCGGGCGGACGCGGGGGAGCGGGTGTCGAAGACCCGGCTGCTGCTGCACCCGCAGGTCCTGCTGCTGTGCTTCATCTTCTTCGCCATCTCGCTGACCGGGTACGCGATCACGTTCTGGCTGCCGAGCCTGGTGTCCGGCATCGCAGGGTTGCCGGACTTCGGCGTCGGAGTGGTGAGCGCGGTGCCGTGGGCGTGCGCGATCGCCGCGATGTACCTGATGGGCCGGTTCACCGACCGCACCGGCGTCCGCCGCCCGTACGTCACGGTGGCGCTGGTCGTCGCCGCGGTCGGCACCTTCCTGGCGACGCTCGGCTCGCCGTGGTTCGGGGTGGGGGCGATGTGCGTGGCCGCGGTCGGGTTCAAGTGCTCCGCGTCGATCTTCTGGCCGATCGCGCAGCAGGGGCTGGACGGCAAGATCGTCGCGCCGGGCATCGCGCTGGTGAACTCGCTGGGCAACCTCGGCGGTTTCGCGGCGCCCACCGCGATCGGCCTCCTGGAGGAGACCACCGGATCCACCACCTACGGGCTCTACGGGCTGTCGGCGGCCTCGTTGCTCGCCGCCGGGCTCGCCACCCTGATCGGCAGGCGCCGGTCCGCCGCCGCCCGCTGA
- a CDS encoding dienelactone hydrolase family protein produces the protein MAEEISGEFVAVGRSRAYLARPEVDAGGAMLLLPMLTGIGEQVREFAADLAAAGVTALSWDPWDGPSADDTGRDELVRLMGELDDEAALAEQQRLLSHLFNELGAQRAGVIGWCLGGRFALLLGGRDKRLANVIAYHPTVPIPPAPNHALDAAEHAARIEAPVMMHYPGADDLVPRESFDALNAALTGRERGASIVHTYPGAEHGFSARARQENPVNAEAYLHSWPQTLSFVRTTTLR, from the coding sequence ATGGCTGAGGAGATCTCCGGGGAATTCGTAGCGGTCGGCCGGTCCCGCGCCTACCTGGCGCGGCCGGAGGTGGACGCGGGCGGCGCGATGCTGCTGCTGCCGATGCTCACCGGCATCGGCGAGCAGGTGCGGGAGTTCGCCGCCGACCTGGCCGCCGCCGGGGTCACCGCGCTGTCCTGGGACCCGTGGGACGGGCCGAGCGCCGACGACACCGGGCGCGACGAGCTGGTGCGGCTGATGGGCGAGCTCGACGACGAGGCGGCGCTCGCCGAGCAGCAGCGGCTGCTCTCGCACCTGTTCAACGAGCTCGGCGCGCAGCGGGCCGGGGTGATCGGCTGGTGCCTCGGCGGCCGGTTCGCGCTGCTGCTGGGCGGACGGGACAAGCGGCTGGCGAACGTGATCGCCTACCACCCGACGGTGCCGATCCCGCCCGCGCCGAACCACGCGCTGGACGCCGCCGAGCACGCCGCTCGGATCGAGGCGCCGGTGATGATGCACTACCCCGGCGCCGACGACCTGGTGCCGCGGGAGAGCTTCGACGCGCTGAACGCGGCGCTCACCGGCCGCGAGCGCGGCGCCAGCATCGTGCACACCTACCCCGGCGCCGAGCACGGGTTCAGCGCCCGCGCCCGCCAGGAGAACCCGGTGAACGCCGAGGCGTACCTGCACTCCTGGCCGCAGACCCTGAGCTTCGTGCGGACTACCACTCTGCGGTGA
- a CDS encoding universal stress protein gives MTETYRIVTGVDGSASSRAALRWALWHADLAGGAITALMAWDLSPIYGWAPDDAGHRTARTLQDVVHEVAGESRVPVERVVVQGGPAKALIDAATDADLLVVGSRGHGGFTGALLGSVGQHCVQHATCPVVVVREPGGRAG, from the coding sequence ATGACCGAGACCTACCGGATCGTGACCGGAGTGGACGGCTCCGCGTCGTCGCGCGCCGCGCTGCGCTGGGCGCTGTGGCACGCCGACCTCGCCGGGGGCGCGATCACCGCGCTGATGGCCTGGGACCTCTCACCGATCTACGGCTGGGCGCCGGACGACGCCGGGCACCGCACCGCGCGGACGCTGCAGGACGTGGTGCACGAGGTGGCCGGCGAGTCCCGCGTGCCCGTGGAGCGCGTCGTCGTGCAGGGCGGCCCGGCGAAGGCGCTCATCGACGCGGCCACCGACGCGGACCTGCTGGTCGTCGGCAGCCGCGGCCACGGCGGATTCACCGGAGCGCTGCTCGGCTCGGTCGGGCAGCACTGCGTGCAGCACGCGACGTGCCCCGTGGTGGTGGTCCGCGAACCCGGCGGCCGCGCGGGGTGA
- a CDS encoding SAM-dependent methyltransferase, with product MSDLDEDPFPPQHADLTKPSVARVYDWYLGGNANWAIDREFGQHVVDQYPLLRPIAISNRLFLHRAVRHLVARGVHQFIDIGSGVPTMGNTHSVADEVEPGSKVVYVDHEPVAVAHSQVLLEKHGDGERHAAINADFRNPDRLWQKAIETGVLDLEQPVAVLLIAVLHVQQPGPDGEDISPQVMKRYRELLPPGSYLALSHLTDDGVPAELDDQLVGIKQMYDNSSSPVIWRSQEEIRELFGDFEMLEPGMAWTTDWHPEDSSPNHSPKLDFSQSGESAIWAGVGRKPL from the coding sequence ATGAGCGATCTTGATGAGGACCCGTTCCCCCCGCAGCACGCGGATTTGACCAAGCCGAGCGTCGCCCGGGTGTACGACTGGTACCTCGGCGGTAACGCGAACTGGGCCATCGACCGGGAATTCGGCCAGCACGTCGTCGACCAATACCCGTTGTTACGCCCGATCGCGATCAGCAATCGGCTCTTCCTGCACCGAGCGGTCCGGCACCTGGTGGCCCGCGGGGTGCACCAGTTCATCGACATCGGTTCCGGCGTGCCCACGATGGGCAACACGCACTCGGTCGCCGACGAGGTCGAGCCGGGCTCCAAGGTCGTCTACGTCGACCACGAGCCGGTCGCGGTGGCGCACTCCCAGGTGCTGCTGGAGAAGCACGGCGACGGGGAGCGGCACGCCGCGATCAACGCGGATTTCCGCAACCCGGACCGGTTGTGGCAGAAGGCCATCGAGACCGGGGTGCTCGACCTGGAGCAGCCGGTCGCGGTGCTGCTGATCGCGGTGCTGCACGTCCAGCAGCCGGGTCCGGACGGCGAGGACATCTCGCCGCAGGTCATGAAGCGCTACCGGGAGCTGCTGCCGCCCGGCTCGTACCTGGCGCTGTCGCACCTCACCGACGACGGGGTCCCCGCCGAGCTGGACGACCAGCTGGTCGGCATCAAGCAGATGTACGACAACTCCTCCAGCCCGGTGATCTGGCGCAGCCAGGAGGAGATCCGCGAGCTGTTCGGCGACTTCGAGATGCTGGAGCCGGGCATGGCGTGGACGACCGACTGGCACCCGGAGGACAGCAGCCCCAACCACTCGCCGAAGCTGGACTTCAGCCAGTCCGGCGAGTCGGCGATCTGGGCCGGGGTCGGGCGCAAGCCCCTCTGA
- a CDS encoding AEC family transporter: protein MTGVLTGFAVIGAIIAVGYLVALRGSLGDHGQEVLSRLAFSVGTPALLFTTLARADLSVIVSLPLLITALSTFAAAGLFVAAGVVRGWDVGRTTIGALCSSYVNSGNLGIPIAVYVLGDASLVAPVLLLQQLVVTPIALAVLDLSRPGAHTSWTARLTTPFRNPVVLGSLSGVAVAATGLHVPDAVFDPINLLGGMAVPGVLLAFGISLRGASLPGRSPEKKVVFFSVALKSVVQPLVAWALGRFVFDLPDAQLFAVVVTSALPAAQNLFTYAARYETSVVLARESVLLSTILAAPAIGVIAVLLG from the coding sequence GTGACCGGGGTGCTCACCGGGTTCGCCGTGATCGGCGCCATCATCGCCGTCGGTTACCTGGTGGCGCTGCGCGGCTCCCTCGGCGACCACGGCCAGGAGGTGCTGAGCAGGCTCGCCTTCTCCGTCGGCACCCCGGCGCTGCTGTTCACCACGCTCGCCCGCGCCGACCTGTCCGTCATCGTCTCGCTGCCGCTGCTGATCACCGCGCTGAGCACCTTCGCCGCCGCCGGCCTGTTCGTCGCGGCCGGGGTGGTCCGCGGCTGGGACGTCGGGCGCACCACCATCGGCGCGTTGTGCTCCAGCTACGTCAACTCCGGCAACCTCGGCATCCCGATCGCGGTGTACGTGCTCGGCGACGCGTCGCTGGTCGCGCCGGTGCTGCTGCTGCAGCAGCTCGTCGTCACCCCGATCGCGCTGGCCGTGCTCGACCTGTCGCGGCCCGGAGCGCACACCTCCTGGACGGCGCGGCTGACCACGCCGTTCCGCAACCCCGTGGTGCTCGGTTCGCTCAGCGGCGTCGCGGTCGCCGCGACCGGGCTGCACGTGCCGGACGCCGTGTTCGACCCGATCAACCTGCTCGGCGGGATGGCGGTGCCGGGCGTGCTGCTGGCGTTCGGGATCTCGCTGCGCGGCGCCAGCCTGCCCGGCCGGAGCCCGGAGAAGAAGGTGGTGTTCTTCTCCGTGGCCCTCAAGTCCGTGGTGCAGCCGCTGGTCGCCTGGGCGCTGGGCCGGTTCGTCTTCGACCTGCCCGACGCGCAGCTGTTCGCCGTCGTCGTCACCTCGGCGCTGCCCGCCGCGCAGAACCTGTTCACCTACGCGGCCCGCTACGAGACCTCGGTGGTGCTGGCCCGCGAATCCGTGCTGCTGTCCACCATCCTCGCCGCCCCCGCCATCGGGGTCATCGCGGTGCTGCTCGGCTGA